The Prunus persica cultivar Lovell chromosome G8, Prunus_persica_NCBIv2, whole genome shotgun sequence genome includes a region encoding these proteins:
- the LOC18768142 gene encoding agamous-like MADS-box protein AGL62, producing MPRICRGRQKLQMVKMENETNLQVTFSKRRAGLFKKASELSTLCGTELGLIVFSPGKKAFCFGHPSIEEVLDKYEGRPSRQPLNHDMQQIVEACSHTTLNELNAELTQVMERIEGERKRGEELTQLLKASQAECGLQGPVEELDLDTMEILRASLMQLRSKVADQAKQKLAAAKTANPPHNPNYFVGRSSSSAAAQSANPAHNNFFVGSSSSSAAAGPSGLQGLANPEINNVGFNFNGNDFVMQAPPDQPNNVGFNGDPMFLSDWNPNLGGGFL from the exons ATGCCAAGGATATGTAGGGGTCGCCAAAAATTGCAGATGGTGAAAATGGAGAATGAGACCAATCTCCAAGTCACATTCTCCAAGAGAAGGGCAGGACTTTTCAAAAAGGCCAGCGAGCTCAGTACCCTGTGTGGTACAGAGCTCGGCCTCATTGTCTTCTCGCCAGGCAAGAAGGCCTTTTGCTTTGGCCACCCGTCCATCGAGGAGGTGTTGGACAAGTATGAGGGCAGACCCTCTCGTCAGCCCCTTAATCACGATATGCAGCAGATCGTTGAGGCGTGCTCCCACACGACTCTGAATGAGCTCAACGCTGAGCTCACACAGGTGATGGAGCGCATCGAGGGCGAAAGGAAGCGGGGGGAAGAGCTGACCCAGTTATTGAAGGCCAGCCAAGCGGAGTGCGGGTTGCAGGGACCAGTGGAGGAGTTGGACTTGGACACGATGGAGATTCTGAGGGCTTCTCTTATGCAGTTGAGGTCCAAAGTGGCTGATCAGGCTAAACAGAAACTTGCTGCAGCCAAAACTGCAAACCCTCCTCACAATCC taattattttgtggggAGATCCTCTTCTAGTGCTGCTGCCCAAAGTGCAAACCCTGctcacaataatttttttgtggggAGCTCTTCTTCCAGTGCTGCTGCTGGGCCTTCTGGCCTCCAAGGTTTGGCTAATCCTGAGATTAACAATGTTGGGTTCAATTTTAATGGAAATGATTTTGTTATGCAG GCTCCTCCAGACCAGCCTAACAATGTTGGGTTCAATGGCGATCCTATGTTTCTCAGTGACTGGAACCCTAATCTTGGTGGAGGTTTTCTGTGA